A window of Variovorax paradoxus genomic DNA:
GTTGCAGCTGGCGCGCCGCGATGGCCGCCACGCAGGCGAAGAGCGCCGACTGCGATTCCTTGCCGCCGAAGCCGCCGCCCATGCGCCGGCACTCCACATGCACCTCGTTCGACTGCAGGTGCATGGCATGCGCCACCAGGTGCTGCATTTCGCTCGGATGCTGCGTCGAGCAGTGGATGTGCAGCGCGCCGCCCTCCTTGGGAATGGCGTAGCTGATCTGGCCCTCGAGATAGAACTGCTCCTGCCCGCCCACGTCCAGCGTGGACTTGTGACGGCGCGGCGCCTTGGCGATGGCGGTGCGCACGGCCGCCTCGTCGCCTTCGTTGGCACCGCCGCCGCTGCGCACGATGTGCATCGGCGGCACCACGTACTGGCCGCGCTCGTGGGCGGCCTGCGGCGTGAGCACCGGCGGCTGCGCCTCGATGGTCAGCGCGTCCTTGGCCTTCGCGGCAGCGCGGCGGGCGGCGTCGCGGGTCTCGGCGATCACCGCGAACACGGGCTGGCCGAGGTAGCGGATTTCGCCGCCGTCGTTCACCGGCAGCAGGATCGGGTCGTCGTGGATGATCGAGCCGCAGTCGTTGGTGCCCGGAATGTCGTCGGCCGTGATCACCGCCACCACGCCCGGCATGGCGCGGATGGCGTCCAGCGACAGCGCCGTGACGCGGCCGTTGGCGGCCGGCGACAGGCCCAGCGCGCAGTGCAGCGTGCCGGCGAGTTCGGGAATGTCGTCGATGTAGGTGGCCTCGCCGGCCACGTGCAGGTGCGCCGACTCGTGCGGACGGCTGATGCCGACGCGCATGCCGCGCTCGTGCGCCAGCGCCTCGGCGCCCACGTCGATGCGGGCGGCGGTGTTGGTCAGGTAGTCGGCAAAAGCCTGGGCAGGCTGCAGCAGGCGGGCGTCGATGGGCTTGTTCATGGTCTCAGACTCCTTCCGCGGCCTTGGCGGCCTGGCCCACGGCACCGCCCGCGGTGGCGGGGGCATGGGGCATCACGCTCCAGACGCTGGTTTCCTCCAGCGGCAGGGCGTCTTCGGCGCGGGTTTCGAGCCAGAGGCGCTGGATCAGGTTCTGGGCCACCAGCAACCGGTAGTCGGCCGAGGCGCGCATGTCAGACAGCGGCTTGAAGTCTTGCGCCAGGGCCAGCTTGGCGTTGCTCACGCTGGACTGGGTCCAGGGCTTGCCGACCAGCGCGGCCTCTGCGTTCGCGGCGCGCCGCACGGTGGCGGCCATGCCGCCGAAGGCCAGGCGCACGGCCTTGACCGTGTCGCCGCCTTCTTCCAGTTCGATGGCGAAGCCCGCGCACAGCGCCGAGATGTCGCAGTCGAAGCGCTTGCTGATCTTGTAGGCGCGCACCTGGCGGCGCATGGCGGCCAGCGGAATCGCCAGCCCCTGCACGAACTCGCCCGGCTGCAGCTGGTTCTTCATGTAGTCCAGATAGAAGTCCGGCAGCGGCATGCGGCGCACCGCCGCGCCGCGGCGCAGCTCGATCTGCGCGTCCAGCGACATCAGCACCGGCGGCGAATCGCCGATCGGCGAGCCGTTGGCCACGTTGCCGCCCATGGTGCCGGCATGCCGGATCGGCGGCGAAGCAAAGCGCAGCCACACCTCCGCCAGGCTGGGCACGCGCTCGACCAGCGCGGCAAAGGCCGATTCGAGCGAGGCGCCGGCGCCGATGTAGAGCTCTTCCTTGCGCTCCTCGATGGTCCTCATCTCGGCCACGTCGCCCACGTAGATGATGTCGCCGAGGTCGCGAAACTGCTTGTTGACCCACAGGCCGACGTCGGTCGAGCCGGCCAGCAGCTGGGCGCGGGGCTTCTGCTCTCGCAGGGTGGCGAGCTGGGTCAGGGTCTTGGGGGCATGGAAGTGATCCATGCGGGCGCCGAGCGGGGCGGCGTAGCTCAGCGCAGCGCCGTCGTCGCGCAGCGCGTTGAGCGCGGCCACCACGGGCCGGGTGTCCAGACGCACCGAGGGCAGGTCGAACATGCGCTGGCCGGCATCGAGGATCGGGCGGTAGCCGGTGCAGCGGCACAGGTTGCCCGACAGGTCGTCGGCCAGCTGCTGGCGGGTGGGCTGCGTGCCTTCGGACTGGTGGTGTTCGTAGGTGGCCCACAGCGACATCACGAACCCGGGGGTGCAGAAGCCGCACTGGGAACCGTGGCAGTCGACCATTGCCTGCTGCACCGGGTGCAGCGTGTGCACCGCGTGCTTGCCGTCCTTGGCCTTCTGCTCGGTCTTGTGGGGCTTCGACTGGCACTGGGCCTTGAGGTCCTCGACCGTGAACAGCGCCTTGCCGTGCAGGGTGGGCAGAAACTGGATGCAGGCGTTGACGGTCTGCAGGCTCAGGCCGTCCACGGCACCGGGCGCGTCGGGGCTGGCGGCCAGCTCGCCGATGACGACGGTGCAGGCGCCGCAGTCGCCTTCGTTGCAACCCTCCTTGGTGCCGGTGCAGCGGGCGTCCTCGCGCAGCCAGTCGAGCACGGAACGGGTCGGGTGGACGCCGGTGACGTCGACGATCTTTCCGCGATGGAAAAAGCGGATCGGTTGAATCTTGCTGCTGTCGGTGCTCATGCTTCTGGGGCTCGTGGGTGACCCGTCATGGGTCAGTCATGGACGTTAGCGGCTTGTCGGGGCTCTTGCATACGGGCAGGCCCATAACGCGTATGTGGGGGCCGGTATGCCACGTACGGGGAAACCCTTGCGCCGGGGCTGCAATTCCCGGGCCATGCAGGGCCCGGGCCGCGCTCAGCCCTGCGCGATGGCCACCCAGGCGGTGGCGATCAGCGTCGAGCCCGCCGCCGCCAGCAGCCCGCCGACCAGCCACTTGAGCGTGCGCGGCTTGAGCTTGTTGGGCAGGCGGTGGTGCAGCCGCGTCGCGCCGTACACCACCGGCATCGCACAGCCGGCCAAGAGCGCCGAGTACCACGAGAAATGCCCCGTCGGCACCACGATCACCAGCCGCACGAGCGAGTTGAACGCGAACATCAGCAGCAGCGCGCGGCGCACCAGTTCGCGGTCCAGCGGCTGGCGGTACATGTGGAACACGATGGGCGGCCCGGAGCTGGAGAACAGCCCGCCCAGCACGCCCGACAGCCCACCGATCACGGCGAAGCTGCGCGGGCCCGACACCGCCGGCAGCGGCCTGCCCTGCATCACCAGCAGCACGGCGCAGCCCAGGATCGACACCCCCAGCAGCCCGCGCAGCCAGTTGACCGCGCCGCCGCTGAGCCAGGTCAGCAGCATGAGCCCGACGATCACGCCCACCGTGCTGCCGTTGAGCGCCGGCTTCATGAGCCGCCACGGCACCACGCCGGGCCGGGCGCGGAAGTAGGTCCATGCGTTGATGAGGCTGAGCACCGTCGCGGCGTTGGCCGTGTCGCTCACGCTGGCGATGTGGAACACCGACACCAGGCCAAGCAGGATCAGGCTGAATGCAAAACCCGTGAGGTTCTGCGCGTAAGTGGCGAGCGCGACGCAAGCCATGAAGACCAGCACGGGGCCGGCCTCGGAAAAAATCAATTGCACGAACTCTGTCTCTATCTCGATCTCAGCGCACCAGATCCCAACCCATCATCAAGGCCGCGAATCCCATCAAAGCGGTGCCGCCCCAGCCCAGCCAGCGGGTACGGCGCCCGGAGGTGAACACACCCATCACATTCTCGCGCGTCACGAGGATCATCATGGCCGCCATGATCGGCACCGCGACGACGCCGTTGATCACCGCGCTCCAGTAGAGCGCCTTCATGGGATCGATGGGCGTGAAGTCGAGCGCCGTGCCGACCAGCGTGGCCACGGCGATGATGCCGTAGAACTCCTTGGCCTCGCGCCAGTGCCGCTCCAGCCCTTCTTCCCAGCCGAAGGCCTCGGCCACCGCATAGGCCGCCGAAGAAGCCAGCACGGGCACCGCCAGCAGCCCGGTGGCGATGATGCCGCCGGCAAACAGCCAGAAGGCGAAGTCGCCGGCCAGCGGGCGCAGCGCCTCGGCCGCCTGCGCGGCGGAGGTCACGTCGTGCACCCCGGCCGCATACAGCACCGCCGCGCCCACCACCATCACGAAGAAGGCGATCAGGTTCGAGAAGGTCATGCCCATCCAGGTGTCCAGCCGCACCCGCTTCAGGTCGTGCCGCACTTCCTGATCGGTGCCCTTTCGGCCGCCCTTGAGCCGCAGCTCCTCGACCTCCTGCGACGCCTGCCAGAAGAACAGGTACGGGGAAATGGTGGTTCCCAGCAGCGCCACGATCATCATCCAGTAGTCGCCGCGCCACTGCAGCCTGGGCACGACCAGGTCGTGCAGCACCTGCGCCCAGTGCACCTGCACCACGAACACCGCCGCCACGTAGGCGAACAGCGTGAGCGTCAGCCACTTGAGAATGTGGGCCAGCTTGCGGTAGGGCACGAACACCTGCAGCAGCACCGTCACCAGGCCGAAGATCAGCGAATGGAAGTGCGCGCCGCCGCCCACCACCAGCTGCAGCGCCTCGCCCATGGCGGCGATGTCGGCCGCGATGTTGATGGTGTTGGCCACCACCAGCAGCGACACCAGCACGATCAGGAAGCCGCGCGGCATGTGCTCGCGCAGGTTGGCCGCCACGCCCTTGCCGGTGACGCGGCCGATGCGCGCCGACACCAGCTGGATCGCCACCATGAACGGCAGCGACAGAAACACGGTCCAGAGCAGCCCCGTGCCGAACTGGGCGCCGGCCTGCGTGTAGGTCGCGATGCCGGACGGGTCGTCGTCGGCCGCGCCGGTGACGACGCCGGGGCCGACGTGGCGCAGGAATGAGGGAATGCGTTTCTTCATGTCAGGCCGATGGTGGCATGGCGAGCCTGACCGCTGAATGAGTGCCTGCGCTCATGCACGCTCGGAGAACAGCGCGACGATGACCTGCCGCAGCCAGCGGTTGCCCGGGTCGGCCTCGAAGCGCTTGCTCCAGTGCAGCGACACCGTGAAGTCGCGCAGCGGAAACGAGGGCTCGACGATGGCGTAGCCGCCTTCCTGCGCAAAGCCGCGCGCGATGTTGCGCGGCATCACCACCGCAAGGTCGGTGGCGCGCACGATGGCCGGCAGCACCATGAAGTGCTCCGTCGTCAGGCGCACCCGGTCTTCCAGGTTCAGCAGCTGCAGGATGCGCAGGGTGTCGGCGTGCGTGCGCACCGTCACGTAGTCGAGCTCCTGCAGCGCCTCGAGCAGCGCCTGGCCGCTGCGCCGGCGCTTCACGAAGGGATGGTCGTGGCGCAGCAGCACGATGTAGCGATCGCGCAGCAGCTGGGCGCGCTGGGTGTCCTTCACGCGGGGCAGGAAGCCGAAGGCGAAGTCGACCTTGCCGCTGTCCAGCGCGGTGGCGATCTCGCCCGCGGCCAGCGGCATGGTCTCGACCCGCACGCCCGGCGACAGCTCGCGCAGCCGCGCCATCAGCGCCGGCAGGAAGCGCCCCTCGCCGATGTCGCTCATGTGGATGCGGAACAGCTTGCGCGAAGCCGCCGGGTCGAAGCGCTCCGGCTCGGACAGCGCCTCCTGCAGCGTGGCCAGCGCGGACTGGACCGACACCGCCAGCCGCTCGGCGCGCGGCGTCGGCGCCACGCCGCCGGGGGTGCGGGTGAACAGCGCATCGCCCAGCAGCAGGCGCAGCCGGGTCAGGCCGTGGCTGGCGGCCGGCTGCGTCAGGCCCAGGGCCTCGGCCGCGCGGCTC
This region includes:
- the xdhA gene encoding xanthine dehydrogenase small subunit; amino-acid sequence: MSTDSSKIQPIRFFHRGKIVDVTGVHPTRSVLDWLREDARCTGTKEGCNEGDCGACTVVIGELAASPDAPGAVDGLSLQTVNACIQFLPTLHGKALFTVEDLKAQCQSKPHKTEQKAKDGKHAVHTLHPVQQAMVDCHGSQCGFCTPGFVMSLWATYEHHQSEGTQPTRQQLADDLSGNLCRCTGYRPILDAGQRMFDLPSVRLDTRPVVAALNALRDDGAALSYAAPLGARMDHFHAPKTLTQLATLREQKPRAQLLAGSTDVGLWVNKQFRDLGDIIYVGDVAEMRTIEERKEELYIGAGASLESAFAALVERVPSLAEVWLRFASPPIRHAGTMGGNVANGSPIGDSPPVLMSLDAQIELRRGAAVRRMPLPDFYLDYMKNQLQPGEFVQGLAIPLAAMRRQVRAYKISKRFDCDISALCAGFAIELEEGGDTVKAVRLAFGGMAATVRRAANAEAALVGKPWTQSSVSNAKLALAQDFKPLSDMRASADYRLLVAQNLIQRLWLETRAEDALPLEETSVWSVMPHAPATAGGAVGQAAKAAEGV
- a CDS encoding sulfite exporter TauE/SafE family protein, translating into MQLIFSEAGPVLVFMACVALATYAQNLTGFAFSLILLGLVSVFHIASVSDTANAATVLSLINAWTYFRARPGVVPWRLMKPALNGSTVGVIVGLMLLTWLSGGAVNWLRGLLGVSILGCAVLLVMQGRPLPAVSGPRSFAVIGGLSGVLGGLFSSSGPPIVFHMYRQPLDRELVRRALLLMFAFNSLVRLVIVVPTGHFSWYSALLAGCAMPVVYGATRLHHRLPNKLKPRTLKWLVGGLLAAAGSTLIATAWVAIAQG
- a CDS encoding LysR family transcriptional regulator; this encodes MNSVHIDAVDLNLLRLFDAVYRSRNVSRAAEALGLTQPAASHGLTRLRLLLGDALFTRTPGGVAPTPRAERLAVSVQSALATLQEALSEPERFDPAASRKLFRIHMSDIGEGRFLPALMARLRELSPGVRVETMPLAAGEIATALDSGKVDFAFGFLPRVKDTQRAQLLRDRYIVLLRHDHPFVKRRRSGQALLEALQELDYVTVRTHADTLRILQLLNLEDRVRLTTEHFMVLPAIVRATDLAVVMPRNIARGFAQEGGYAIVEPSFPLRDFTVSLHWSKRFEADPGNRWLRQVIVALFSERA
- a CDS encoding NRAMP family divalent metal transporter, with amino-acid sequence MKKRIPSFLRHVGPGVVTGAADDDPSGIATYTQAGAQFGTGLLWTVFLSLPFMVAIQLVSARIGRVTGKGVAANLREHMPRGFLIVLVSLLVVANTINIAADIAAMGEALQLVVGGGAHFHSLIFGLVTVLLQVFVPYRKLAHILKWLTLTLFAYVAAVFVVQVHWAQVLHDLVVPRLQWRGDYWMMIVALLGTTISPYLFFWQASQEVEELRLKGGRKGTDQEVRHDLKRVRLDTWMGMTFSNLIAFFVMVVGAAVLYAAGVHDVTSAAQAAEALRPLAGDFAFWLFAGGIIATGLLAVPVLASSAAYAVAEAFGWEEGLERHWREAKEFYGIIAVATLVGTALDFTPIDPMKALYWSAVINGVVAVPIMAAMMILVTRENVMGVFTSGRRTRWLGWGGTALMGFAALMMGWDLVR